In Paenibacillus sp. BIC5C1, a genomic segment contains:
- the essC gene encoding type VII secretion protein EssC, with translation MNVLYQRSPRMTPVLKEERLEILRPPAEPNKPTFSMISIIIPIMMTMVSIGFYVYINMTGKMGNPNYMMFQMMTVMMMLTSYTIPFFVYLSNKKSYRKKLEERTTMYRAQLEKHREELKAAQAEQVKSLYEIHGDPNVCLQLVKNRNSSLWERSPEDDDFLQVRIGTGEIPFRIKLQVPRVDGYEKDELIEAAHELAAEFETVPEASITLPLFQSKVMGLVGNREEVLASLRVIISQLTVRHSPDELKIAAFYEEKESKEWDWLRWLPHIWDEDQGQRYMADRHSGAHQLADSLFSVLNRRRNNKEDRYKKTVQTPCYVVVLSDTQLIEEEPLLPLLLESAQEIDVCTIILANRKESLPMHCQLIMEASKGKGLYIKKTEDADVIRQMYTPDVITRESADALSRYMSPIRLKRSSASDIPQVLPLFDMLSTSRVEDLDVVTRWSQTRYPDTLPVPMGVRAGGKKIAINLHDKIERQGHGPHGLIAGTTGSGKSEVIQSIVASLAAEFHPHDLAFMLIDYKGGGMSNTFVGLPHVVGTITNLDGNLIERANISLRAELVRRQKILNDAGNLQHIDEYYKILRSRHEQPLPHLVIIIDEFAQLKRDQPEFMDELISIAAIGRTLGVHLILATQKPAGVVDDKIWSNSRFRICLRVQSEGDSRDMIKIPNAAWITKPGRGYFQVGSDEVFEEMQFAWSGAPYNQQEDTTTVLPVMEVRLNGKREPLLTGERRAVLKGEDVPKQLQVFIDYVAEAAAEAGITRLPGPWLPPLPETLEWESLNDWREEENREVLLDGGAAGLKPVVGLLDDLPNQRQQPLALPVDQGHLVVYGMPGLGKTTFVQTLLMSLARSKRTEPWHGYIIDMGRMMKDFAGLPQIGAVMMSEEEDRIKRLFRYILKLSAQRKDMISEAGVKTISAYRRAAHAAVPQIVVVIDGYLSFRNAYPEENELLETILREGGSLGITFILTANRVTDVFEKFRSNIPNAVSFELSDPSDYYYAVGRPSKAPSQLPPGRGLVKGQVPPLMFQAALPSSGADEGKRSSALRSMIAEIRENWNGEDAPQIAPLPEEVKLKDVLIRTGTFGQVLDGSSLTVPVGLLTDDLEPFLLNLREGPHFMVTSPMEGGKTTFLLTWMLSLAYHASPEDVQIYTVDMRYGSGGLGEINSLPHVRGHVSREEQLAPVIQQLYDEVLKRGELTGGPEIVLVIDDADTLSKQLNDFNVKDQLGAIVRQGRDRGIHVILSGVPADFPTFGSDWVNDVKASQSGLLFGTLDPNDLSFFRIPYSESGGNSNGLKVLPPGQGYYVKRKYSRVKGAIPCDGTWKMTDWISEIRDRWHVVV, from the coding sequence GTGAATGTGTTATATCAACGTTCTCCAAGAATGACACCGGTTCTTAAGGAAGAAAGGCTGGAGATTCTGAGGCCTCCGGCAGAACCAAACAAACCTACATTTTCAATGATTTCTATTATAATACCGATCATGATGACGATGGTCAGTATCGGATTCTACGTATATATCAACATGACGGGCAAAATGGGCAATCCCAATTATATGATGTTTCAGATGATGACGGTTATGATGATGCTTACTTCATACACGATTCCTTTTTTTGTATATCTGAGCAACAAGAAGTCCTATCGTAAAAAGCTGGAAGAGCGTACTACCATGTATCGTGCACAATTGGAGAAGCATCGTGAAGAGTTGAAGGCAGCTCAAGCGGAGCAAGTGAAGAGTCTGTATGAAATTCATGGGGATCCCAATGTATGTCTTCAGTTGGTGAAGAATCGCAACAGTTCGTTATGGGAACGGTCCCCGGAAGATGATGACTTCCTGCAGGTACGAATCGGCACAGGCGAAATTCCGTTCCGGATCAAACTCCAGGTTCCTCGTGTGGACGGTTATGAAAAGGATGAGTTAATTGAAGCGGCTCATGAATTGGCAGCTGAATTCGAGACAGTACCCGAAGCATCGATTACACTGCCTTTATTTCAGTCGAAAGTTATGGGGTTGGTCGGCAATCGTGAGGAAGTACTCGCTTCATTGCGTGTAATTATTTCACAACTGACCGTCCGTCATTCACCGGATGAATTAAAGATTGCTGCCTTTTATGAAGAAAAGGAATCAAAGGAATGGGATTGGCTGCGCTGGTTGCCCCACATTTGGGATGAAGATCAGGGACAACGCTATATGGCCGACAGGCACAGCGGTGCGCATCAATTGGCGGACAGCTTGTTTTCCGTGTTGAACCGACGGCGCAATAATAAGGAAGATCGATATAAGAAAACCGTGCAAACGCCATGTTATGTGGTGGTTCTCTCGGATACTCAATTAATAGAAGAAGAGCCGCTGCTTCCCTTGCTGTTGGAATCGGCGCAGGAGATCGATGTATGTACCATCATTCTGGCAAACCGCAAGGAATCCCTACCTATGCATTGTCAGTTAATTATGGAGGCTTCCAAAGGAAAAGGGCTTTATATTAAAAAAACTGAGGATGCCGACGTGATCAGGCAAATGTACACGCCAGATGTGATCACCAGAGAGTCCGCAGATGCACTCTCGCGGTATATGTCACCGATTCGTCTGAAACGCTCATCCGCTTCAGATATACCCCAGGTGCTTCCGTTGTTCGACATGTTAAGTACATCTCGAGTGGAAGATCTGGATGTGGTCACACGCTGGAGCCAGACACGGTACCCGGACACACTTCCCGTGCCTATGGGCGTGCGAGCCGGCGGCAAGAAAATTGCAATTAACTTACATGATAAAATCGAACGTCAGGGTCATGGCCCGCATGGTCTTATCGCAGGGACAACGGGCTCAGGCAAGAGTGAGGTTATCCAGTCAATTGTGGCCTCTCTGGCTGCCGAGTTCCATCCACATGATCTGGCCTTTATGTTGATTGACTATAAGGGCGGCGGGATGTCGAATACATTTGTGGGCTTGCCTCACGTCGTCGGCACGATCACCAATCTGGATGGAAATTTGATTGAACGAGCCAATATCTCACTGCGGGCCGAACTGGTCAGAAGGCAGAAAATATTAAATGATGCAGGAAATCTCCAGCACATTGATGAGTATTACAAAATTCTGCGTTCCAGACATGAACAACCGTTGCCGCATTTGGTTATCATCATTGATGAGTTCGCGCAATTAAAGCGGGATCAGCCGGAGTTCATGGATGAATTAATCAGCATAGCGGCCATCGGCCGGACACTAGGTGTACATCTTATACTGGCAACTCAGAAGCCTGCAGGTGTGGTCGATGATAAAATCTGGAGCAATTCGCGTTTCCGTATCTGTCTTCGCGTTCAAAGTGAAGGGGATAGTCGGGATATGATCAAAATTCCGAATGCGGCCTGGATCACCAAGCCAGGCCGTGGATACTTCCAGGTAGGCAGTGATGAAGTGTTTGAGGAAATGCAATTCGCCTGGAGTGGTGCGCCGTATAATCAGCAGGAAGATACAACGACAGTATTGCCTGTTATGGAAGTTCGCTTGAATGGCAAACGGGAACCACTCTTGACTGGAGAGCGCAGAGCTGTGCTCAAAGGTGAGGATGTGCCCAAGCAACTTCAGGTATTTATTGATTATGTGGCAGAAGCGGCAGCAGAGGCGGGGATCACCCGATTACCAGGGCCTTGGTTGCCACCCTTGCCTGAGACACTGGAATGGGAAAGCCTCAACGACTGGCGGGAAGAAGAGAATCGTGAAGTATTGCTTGACGGCGGAGCCGCTGGCCTGAAACCTGTAGTTGGCCTGCTGGATGATCTGCCTAATCAACGACAGCAGCCGCTCGCACTTCCGGTGGATCAGGGACATCTGGTTGTATACGGTATGCCTGGTCTGGGAAAAACGACGTTTGTGCAAACCTTGCTGATGTCACTGGCCCGTTCTAAGCGGACTGAACCTTGGCATGGCTATATTATTGATATGGGCCGGATGATGAAGGATTTCGCAGGCTTGCCTCAGATCGGTGCGGTAATGATGTCTGAAGAGGAAGATCGGATCAAGCGCTTATTCCGATACATCCTGAAACTGTCGGCACAACGCAAGGACATGATCTCGGAAGCCGGGGTTAAGACAATATCAGCCTACCGTCGCGCAGCTCATGCAGCCGTGCCACAGATTGTAGTTGTTATCGATGGTTATCTTTCTTTCCGAAATGCTTATCCCGAGGAGAATGAACTTCTGGAAACGATCCTTCGTGAAGGTGGCAGTTTGGGAATCACATTTATCCTTACGGCCAACCGTGTTACGGATGTATTTGAGAAATTCAGAAGCAATATTCCCAATGCGGTTTCGTTTGAATTGTCTGATCCAAGCGACTATTATTACGCAGTGGGACGGCCGTCCAAGGCGCCTAGCCAGCTTCCACCTGGAAGAGGACTGGTCAAAGGACAGGTACCTCCATTGATGTTCCAGGCGGCTTTGCCATCATCCGGAGCAGATGAAGGCAAGCGTTCTTCCGCTCTGCGCAGCATGATTGCAGAGATCAGAGAAAACTGGAACGGAGAAGATGCGCCGCAGATTGCGCCGCTCCCGGAAGAGGTTAAGCTCAAAGATGTACTTATCCGTACAGGAACCTTCGGGCAAGTCTTAGACGGTTCTTCCTTAACAGTACCCGTAGGTCTGCTGACCGATGATTTGGAACCCTTCCTGCTGAATTTGCGTGAAGGACCGCATTTCATGGTTACGAGTCCGATGGAAGGTGGCAAAACGACATTTTTGCTGACCTGGATGTTATCCCTTGCCTATCATGCGTCTCCTGAAGACGTGCAAATATACACGGTAGATATGCGGTATGGTTCCGGAGGACTGGGGGAAATCAATAGTTTGCCCCATGTCCGTGGACACGTATCCCGTGAAGAACAGCTTGCACCTGTGATCCAACAGTTGTACGATGAAGTTCTAAAAAGAGGCGAGTTAACCGGTGGACCAGAGATCGTTCTCGTTATCGACGATGCGGATACGTTATCCAAGCAATTAAATGATTTTAATGTGAAGGATCAATTGGGAGCGATCGTTCGTCAAGGCAGGGACCGAGGAATACATGTGATTCTGTCAGGAGTTCCTGCAGACTTTCCAACCTTTGGTTCTGACTGGGTGAACGATGTGAAGGCTTCCCAGAGCGGATTGTTGTTCGGGACTTTAGACCCTAATGATCTCTCGTTCTTCCGTATACCTTATTCGGAGTCCGGAGGGAATTCAAATGGGCTGAAGGTACTGCCTCCGGGTCAGGGTTATTATGTAAAACGTAAATATTCCAGGGTTAAAGGTGCAATTCCATGTGATGGCACCTGGAAAATGACCGATTGGATATCTGAAATTCGTGACCGATGGCATGTTGTAGTTTGA
- a CDS encoding L,D-transpeptidase, whose product MPDYSIIVDLSDHMLYLLDGSQVVKGYPVAIGKMLTQTPNGVFTIINKQENPGGPFGVLWMGLSAPHYGIHGTNDPSSIGKSVSHGCIRMYNSDVLDLSSKVSVGTQVTIRP is encoded by the coding sequence ATGCCAGATTACAGCATCATCGTAGACCTGTCCGATCATATGTTATATCTTTTGGATGGCTCACAAGTGGTTAAAGGCTATCCTGTCGCTATAGGCAAGATGCTCACGCAGACGCCTAACGGCGTGTTTACGATTATTAACAAACAAGAGAATCCTGGAGGGCCATTTGGTGTTCTTTGGATGGGGTTGTCGGCGCCGCATTATGGGATCCATGGAACCAATGATCCTTCATCCATTGGCAAGTCCGTTTCTCATGGATGCATACGCATGTATAACTCGGATGTGCTGGACCTGTCATCCAAAGTGTCAGTGGGCACACAAGTAACGATCCGGCCCTAG
- a CDS encoding WXG100 family type VII secretion target: protein MRIRVEPDVLRALSRQIQYAAEQIQQKMTVLDQAIHSLEWDLEARAAIMNEWNHSKRLCEAAVRRFMDLSVQLGRKALLFQQVDMEYRTVLSHVNTAYGNAVNMLNVLQTERAGEIMPAHSATAAVVSDPFSAVAAVYRVQDAAPPDGSPATLIQAMQPEPVAWRFTDPSFRGRRETEPVVS from the coding sequence ATGCGCATTCGTGTGGAACCGGATGTGCTTCGGGCACTGAGCAGGCAGATTCAGTATGCGGCGGAGCAAATACAACAAAAGATGACAGTATTGGATCAGGCCATTCATTCGTTGGAGTGGGATCTTGAAGCCCGCGCCGCGATCATGAATGAATGGAATCACAGCAAGCGACTCTGCGAAGCAGCAGTACGTCGTTTTATGGACTTGAGCGTACAGCTGGGACGCAAGGCCTTGTTATTCCAGCAGGTGGACATGGAGTATCGTACAGTGTTGAGTCATGTGAACACAGCCTATGGCAATGCGGTCAATATGTTGAATGTTCTTCAGACGGAGCGTGCAGGAGAGATTATGCCTGCGCATTCGGCAACTGCTGCTGTTGTATCCGATCCATTTTCCGCGGTAGCGGCAGTGTACCGTGTACAGGATGCCGCACCGCCTGATGGCTCGCCGGCGACCCTGATTCAGGCCATGCAGCCTGAACCTGTGGCGTGGAGATTCACAGATCCCTCCTTTCGTGGGAGAAGAGAAACCGAACCTGTGGTTTCCTGA
- a CDS encoding metalloregulator ArsR/SmtB family transcription factor: protein MQLEKIVAYHKALADPTRLRMLLLLSQGELHGQALAEKLNLSQPTVTHHASKLREAALIKERREKNTVFFSLNPYFIREHAQASVDFIFRQEEVADMSDVNETLKASVMRNFFSKDGRLRQIPAQYKKKLIVLGYLVEQLEFGRKYTEKEINTFIQNYHEDFATIRREFIMHQFMYREDGIYELNPKEMWTRWDQVK from the coding sequence ATGCAACTGGAGAAGATCGTGGCTTACCATAAAGCCCTGGCTGATCCAACCCGGCTTCGGATGCTGTTGCTGTTATCTCAGGGAGAACTTCATGGTCAAGCGCTTGCCGAGAAACTTAACTTGTCTCAGCCAACCGTTACACATCATGCATCCAAACTAAGAGAAGCGGCGCTAATCAAGGAACGCAGAGAGAAAAATACAGTGTTTTTCTCGCTCAATCCCTATTTTATCAGGGAGCACGCGCAAGCTTCAGTTGATTTTATTTTTAGACAAGAGGAGGTTGCCGATATGAGTGATGTGAATGAAACGCTGAAGGCATCCGTAATGCGGAATTTCTTCTCAAAGGATGGACGATTGCGTCAGATCCCGGCTCAATATAAGAAAAAGCTGATTGTACTGGGTTATTTGGTAGAGCAGCTTGAATTTGGACGGAAATATACGGAGAAAGAGATCAATACATTTATTCAAAACTATCATGAGGATTTTGCCACCATTCGTCGGGAGTTTATTATGCACCAGTTCATGTACCGGGAAGATGGGATCTATGAACTGAATCCGAAGGAGATGTGGACACGCTGGGATCAAGTAAAGTAA
- a CDS encoding aldehyde dehydrogenase family protein, with translation MTLMETELTTWTKQFINGEWVEGSGEKIVENKNPYTGEVIATWRSSNKEDIDRAYEAAQKSSMEWKQSLPGVKEGVLRKVSVLMVERKEEIVKLLITESGSTRIKAEAEFASAKRIVDEAASFPYRMKGEILPSNTQGKENRVVREPKGVIGVIGPWNFPLHLCLRSVAPAIALGNGVVIKPASDTPITAGWLIADLFEQAGLPEGVLNVVAGSGSEIGDYFVAHPVPKIISFTGSTEVGRGIGKLAGEHLKETALELGGNNAMVVLEDADIERAAESAVFGKFLHQGQICMALNRIIVHADIYDKFVESFVAKTKKIQAGDPSDSQTLVGPLIREKEVERLMDLIKGAKAEGARLLLGGTSKGSVLEPTVLADVKPEQHIVQQELFGPVAILMKAQDEQEAVRLANDTPYGLSGSVFTGNLERGYQVAQQIESGMVHVNDQSVNDEAHVMFGGEKSSGIGRFGGDWAIEKFTRTRWISIQHQYREYPGVQ, from the coding sequence ATGACTTTAATGGAGACAGAACTTACAACATGGACGAAACAATTTATTAATGGCGAATGGGTAGAAGGCTCCGGCGAGAAGATAGTCGAAAATAAAAATCCGTACACGGGAGAGGTCATCGCAACCTGGCGATCCTCGAACAAGGAAGATATAGATCGAGCATATGAGGCGGCTCAAAAGAGTTCAATGGAATGGAAACAATCCTTGCCAGGGGTAAAAGAAGGTGTACTCCGCAAAGTTTCGGTTCTAATGGTAGAGCGCAAAGAGGAAATTGTAAAACTGCTGATTACAGAATCCGGGAGCACACGCATCAAGGCCGAGGCAGAGTTTGCTTCTGCGAAACGGATTGTGGATGAAGCTGCTTCGTTCCCTTATCGGATGAAGGGGGAGATTCTGCCTTCAAATACACAAGGGAAAGAAAATCGTGTTGTGCGGGAGCCCAAAGGAGTTATCGGCGTTATTGGCCCTTGGAATTTTCCGTTACACCTGTGTCTGCGTTCCGTAGCTCCGGCTATTGCTTTGGGTAATGGAGTCGTTATTAAGCCTGCTTCTGACACACCGATTACAGCAGGCTGGCTTATTGCGGATTTGTTCGAGCAGGCTGGATTGCCTGAAGGTGTACTGAATGTGGTAGCTGGGAGCGGGAGTGAGATTGGGGATTATTTTGTAGCGCATCCGGTTCCCAAAATCATTTCCTTTACAGGCTCCACAGAGGTGGGGCGGGGCATCGGCAAACTGGCGGGTGAGCATCTGAAAGAAACTGCGCTTGAACTTGGTGGCAACAATGCGATGGTTGTCCTGGAAGATGCGGATATTGAACGTGCTGCAGAATCTGCGGTGTTCGGTAAATTTCTGCATCAGGGGCAGATCTGTATGGCACTTAATCGTATTATTGTGCATGCTGATATTTACGATAAGTTTGTGGAGTCCTTTGTCGCCAAAACGAAAAAAATTCAAGCTGGTGATCCTTCGGATTCCCAAACGCTGGTAGGTCCGCTCATTCGTGAGAAGGAAGTGGAGCGCCTGATGGACTTGATTAAGGGAGCCAAGGCGGAAGGAGCAAGATTGCTGCTGGGTGGAACGAGCAAAGGCAGTGTGCTGGAGCCCACCGTACTCGCAGACGTGAAACCGGAGCAGCATATTGTGCAACAGGAACTGTTTGGACCTGTCGCGATATTAATGAAAGCACAGGATGAGCAGGAGGCCGTGCGTTTGGCGAACGATACGCCTTATGGATTGAGCGGCTCCGTATTCACCGGAAATCTCGAGAGAGGGTATCAAGTTGCCCAACAGATTGAATCAGGCATGGTGCATGTAAATGATCAATCTGTGAACGATGAGGCGCATGTGATGTTTGGTGGTGAGAAATCATCGGGAATTGGCCGTTTCGGCGGCGATTGGGCGATTGAGAAGTTCACACGGACTCGCTGGATCAGCATTCAGCATCAATATCGGGAATATCCTGGAGTTCAATAA
- the rsgA gene encoding ribosome small subunit-dependent GTPase A, which produces MNNTMEKYGWSAKWQELWQQTGMEEQLRKPARIIADHGQLLRLITAEGECWGRVSGRMRHDNEETGIVPAVGDWVAVTGQAGEEAIIHSIVPRQSRVSRQAAGPVTKEQLIAANVDTLLIVAALNHDFNLRRLERYIMMAWNGGVRPVIILSKSDLSENVEEQISLVEGIAPGIEVLAISAVQDQGKSLLEKFLSPGTTVALTGSSGSGKSTLVNWMMGESVQLTQAVREDDSRGRHTTTHREIFVLPQGAVLIDTPGMRELNLWDEGQDGLSHAFGEIEQLAMECRFQDCTHTREAGCAVKEAIQEGSLDEKRLGNYLKMQKELKFQQRKEETASKRRTASSKPVSSRKPKHVRSTKDWEEA; this is translated from the coding sequence TTGAATAACACGATGGAGAAGTACGGCTGGTCTGCAAAATGGCAGGAGTTGTGGCAGCAGACGGGTATGGAAGAACAATTAAGAAAACCAGCAAGAATTATTGCAGATCACGGGCAATTGCTTCGCCTGATTACGGCTGAGGGAGAATGCTGGGGGCGGGTATCCGGACGGATGCGTCATGATAATGAGGAGACGGGCATTGTACCAGCCGTTGGGGATTGGGTGGCCGTTACTGGGCAAGCTGGAGAAGAAGCCATCATTCACAGCATTGTGCCACGTCAGAGCAGGGTATCCAGACAAGCCGCTGGTCCAGTGACCAAAGAGCAATTGATTGCAGCGAATGTGGATACATTGCTGATTGTTGCCGCTCTTAATCATGATTTTAATCTGAGACGGCTTGAAAGATACATTATGATGGCCTGGAATGGTGGAGTCAGACCTGTCATCATTCTAAGCAAAAGTGATCTGAGCGAGAATGTGGAAGAACAAATTTCGCTGGTGGAAGGCATCGCCCCTGGGATTGAAGTGTTGGCAATTTCGGCTGTTCAGGATCAGGGCAAATCTTTACTTGAAAAATTTCTGTCTCCAGGCACAACGGTTGCCTTGACGGGTTCTTCTGGTAGTGGCAAGTCTACCCTCGTCAACTGGATGATGGGCGAGAGTGTACAGCTCACGCAGGCCGTTCGGGAGGACGACAGCCGTGGACGACATACGACCACTCATCGGGAAATATTTGTACTGCCGCAGGGAGCGGTATTAATTGACACGCCCGGAATGCGTGAACTCAATCTGTGGGATGAAGGTCAGGATGGTTTGTCACATGCCTTTGGTGAAATTGAGCAGCTTGCAATGGAATGCAGGTTTCAGGATTGCACGCATACCCGGGAAGCCGGTTGCGCCGTGAAGGAGGCTATTCAGGAAGGTTCGTTGGATGAAAAAAGGCTGGGCAACTACTTGAAAATGCAAAAGGAACTGAAATTTCAGCAGCGCAAGGAAGAGACCGCATCCAAACGACGGACCGCTTCAAGCAAACCCGTCAGTTCCCGCAAACCGAAACATGTCCGCAGTACAAAAGACTGGGAAGAAGCCTGA
- a CDS encoding GNAT family N-acetyltransferase, protein MQIRPAREGDAEAVAHVHTESWKTTYRGIVPDDFLDNLTTESRLSQWERNIRSGEKDQILVVAEQEDGEIVGFACGGKEREGKLPYDAELYAIYLLKEVQQTGIGQQLVKHVVRYLQSLDMRNLLIWALEQNSACRFYEKMGGIPVQTQYIRIGGQDLLEVAYGWEDLTLFGEKTVPDS, encoded by the coding sequence ATGCAAATCAGACCAGCGCGTGAAGGGGATGCGGAAGCCGTAGCTCATGTACATACAGAGAGTTGGAAGACAACATATCGAGGGATCGTGCCGGATGATTTTTTGGACAATCTGACTACGGAATCAAGATTGTCCCAATGGGAACGAAATATCCGTTCTGGCGAAAAGGATCAGATTCTGGTGGTGGCTGAGCAGGAAGATGGGGAAATTGTCGGATTTGCCTGCGGTGGAAAGGAACGTGAAGGCAAGTTGCCTTACGATGCTGAGTTGTATGCTATTTATTTACTGAAAGAAGTGCAACAAACGGGTATTGGCCAGCAGCTGGTGAAACACGTCGTTCGTTATCTCCAATCCCTGGACATGAGGAACTTGTTGATCTGGGCACTGGAGCAAAATTCAGCCTGTCGTTTCTATGAAAAAATGGGCGGGATCCCTGTCCAAACACAGTATATCCGTATAGGCGGTCAAGATCTATTAGAGGTTGCTTATGGTTGGGAGGACTTGACTCTTTTTGGAGAAAAGACAGTTCCCGATAGTTGA
- a CDS encoding WXG100 family type VII secretion target, which translates to MAGRILVTPEQLDQVSNQFKQSGEQSQQIVSTLTQSITSMEGQWEGMTKQRFFQEFQEASKQMQSFVQTLNSISAELTAIANKFRTADQAR; encoded by the coding sequence ATGGCAGGACGGATTTTAGTTACCCCAGAACAGCTTGATCAGGTTTCCAACCAATTTAAACAAAGCGGTGAGCAAAGTCAGCAAATCGTTTCTACATTGACTCAATCCATCACAAGCATGGAGGGGCAATGGGAAGGTATGACGAAACAACGCTTCTTCCAGGAATTCCAGGAAGCCAGCAAACAAATGCAATCTTTCGTTCAGACGCTGAATAGCATCAGCGCGGAACTGACGGCTATTGCCAACAAATTCCGTACGGCTGACCAAGCTCGCTAA
- a CDS encoding YpdA family putative bacillithiol disulfide reductase, with protein MEDVIIIGGGPCGLSAAIECERLGLSAVIVEKYNIVQSIYLYPTHMQFFSTAELLEIGNVPFSTPNDKPFRYEALAYYRKVAEHFGLRVHNYEEAQEIKRKDDGTFEVHTVNRRGQEIVHEGRNVVVATGYFDHPNYLGIPGEDKDKVTHYFREAHPYTRTRVAIIGGSNSAVDAAMELVRVGAHIDMVYRGSGVSEHIKPWVRPLFESMVQKGKISLHLGSCVNEILDDSIRLLHSDGSTSELDNDFVLALTGFRPDRKLLSSVGVEMSEDMDKPVYDPQTMESSVPGIYVGGVIASGRNANEVFIESGRWHGRYIAEHIVGRHSGQTEGE; from the coding sequence ATGGAAGATGTCATTATTATCGGCGGAGGCCCATGCGGTCTATCTGCTGCCATTGAATGTGAGCGGCTGGGACTGTCCGCTGTAATTGTTGAGAAGTACAATATCGTCCAATCTATTTATCTGTATCCAACCCATATGCAGTTTTTTAGTACAGCGGAATTACTTGAAATTGGGAATGTTCCGTTCAGCACTCCGAACGACAAACCTTTTCGTTACGAGGCACTCGCCTATTATCGCAAGGTAGCCGAACATTTCGGCCTGCGTGTTCATAACTATGAGGAAGCCCAAGAAATCAAACGCAAAGACGATGGCACGTTCGAGGTACATACGGTCAATCGGCGTGGGCAGGAAATCGTTCATGAAGGACGAAATGTCGTTGTTGCTACAGGTTATTTTGACCACCCTAACTATCTTGGCATTCCCGGAGAAGACAAAGATAAAGTCACTCATTATTTCCGTGAAGCTCATCCTTACACACGCACACGTGTGGCCATTATTGGAGGCAGTAATTCAGCTGTCGATGCTGCGATGGAACTGGTTCGTGTCGGTGCTCATATTGACATGGTTTATCGTGGGAGTGGTGTTTCGGAACATATTAAACCATGGGTTCGGCCATTGTTCGAAAGCATGGTACAAAAAGGCAAAATTTCACTTCACCTTGGCTCATGTGTAAATGAAATTTTGGACGATTCCATTCGTTTGCTGCATTCTGATGGATCCACAAGTGAACTCGACAATGACTTTGTGCTGGCCTTGACTGGTTTCCGTCCTGACCGCAAACTGCTTTCTTCCGTAGGTGTGGAGATGTCTGAGGATATGGATAAACCGGTATATGACCCACAGACAATGGAGAGCAGCGTACCAGGCATATACGTTGGTGGAGTAATCGCTTCAGGCCGCAATGCCAATGAAGTGTTTATTGAATCCGGGCGCTGGCATGGAAGATATATTGCAGAACATATCGTTGGTCGGCATAGCGGGCAGACCGAAGGGGAATGA
- a CDS encoding DUF441 domain-containing protein, with amino-acid sequence MDMTSLLLLVFAALGIISSNTPVTVAMVFLLLLRVLNLNQAFPWLEKYGLTIGIIVLTIGVMAPLASGKISLQTIGESFLHWKSLLAIGVGLLVAHLGGRGATLMSTQPTVVAGLLIGTVLGVALFKGVPVGPLIAAGILSLLLGKS; translated from the coding sequence ATGGATATGACCTCACTGCTGTTGCTCGTGTTTGCCGCGCTAGGTATTATCAGCAGTAATACACCCGTAACCGTAGCCATGGTATTTCTGTTGTTGCTGCGGGTGCTGAACCTTAATCAGGCTTTTCCGTGGCTGGAAAAGTACGGACTTACGATCGGTATCATCGTCCTTACCATTGGTGTTATGGCACCTCTCGCCAGCGGCAAGATCAGTTTGCAGACGATTGGAGAGTCTTTTCTGCACTGGAAATCGCTGCTCGCCATTGGTGTGGGATTACTTGTCGCCCACCTGGGAGGCCGAGGAGCTACGCTGATGAGTACACAGCCTACCGTCGTTGCCGGGCTGCTTATTGGAACTGTGCTTGGGGTTGCCTTGTTCAAGGGTGTACCGGTTGGTCCCCTGATTGCAGCAGGAATTTTATCCTTACTGCTTGGAAAATCATGA